In one window of Paracoccus saliphilus DNA:
- a CDS encoding CoA-binding protein, whose protein sequence is MVGLSPNEARPSWGVARYLQSQGIRVIPVNPGHAGSVILDEQVYASLADIPADAGVQMVDIFRRSEAVGPIVDEALAHMPDLKVIWLQLGVRDDAAASRARERGVEMIQDRCPKIEFPRHI, encoded by the coding sequence ATGGTCGGTTTGTCGCCCAACGAGGCCCGGCCCAGCTGGGGTGTGGCGCGTTACCTGCAATCGCAGGGGATACGTGTCATCCCGGTCAATCCCGGTCATGCAGGCAGCGTGATTCTGGATGAGCAGGTCTATGCCAGCCTTGCCGATATTCCAGCCGATGCCGGGGTTCAGATGGTGGATATCTTCCGTCGTTCCGAGGCCGTCGGCCCGATCGTCGATGAAGCCTTGGCGCATATGCCCGATTTGAAGGTCATTTGGCTGCAATTGGGGGTCAGGGATGACGCGGCCGCGAGCAGGGCTCGCGAACGCGGTGTCGAGATGATCCAGGATCGCTGCCCGAAGATCGAGTTCCCCCGGCATATCTGA
- a CDS encoding DUF692 domain-containing protein gives MSLPPQTGVGFKTQHFDAIRATSPDLGFFEVHAENFMGAGGAPHAMLTALRRDYALSIHGVGLSIGSASLDKDHLARVKALCDRYQPDSFSEHLAWSSHGNEYLNDLLPLPYTRETLARICNHVDQIQDVLGRRLLLENPATYVTFTDSTIPETEFLTMIARRTGCGLLLDVNNVFVSCVNHRADPLDWLDGFPLELVGEIHLGGHDEEDLPSGPLLIDAHGREVAEPVWALYGHALDRAGPLPTLVEWDNDVPEWPVLKAEADRATSMLTDRRLHAVAQ, from the coding sequence ATGAGCCTGCCCCCGCAAACCGGTGTCGGTTTCAAGACGCAACATTTCGACGCGATCCGCGCGACCTCCCCGGATTTGGGCTTTTTCGAGGTCCATGCCGAGAATTTCATGGGCGCTGGCGGAGCACCTCATGCCATGCTGACAGCCCTGCGCCGGGACTATGCCCTCTCGATCCACGGCGTCGGCCTGTCCATCGGCAGTGCGTCGCTGGACAAGGACCATCTCGCACGCGTCAAGGCACTATGCGACCGCTACCAACCCGACAGTTTCTCGGAACATCTGGCATGGTCCAGCCACGGCAACGAATATCTCAACGACCTGCTGCCCCTTCCCTATACACGCGAAACGCTCGCCCGAATTTGTAACCATGTGGATCAGATACAGGACGTGCTGGGGCGCCGGTTGTTGCTCGAGAACCCGGCCACCTATGTGACCTTCACCGACAGCACCATCCCCGAGACGGAATTCCTGACCATGATCGCCCGCCGTACGGGCTGCGGGCTTTTGCTCGATGTCAACAATGTCTTTGTCAGCTGCGTCAATCATCGCGCAGATCCGCTGGATTGGCTCGACGGCTTCCCGCTGGAACTGGTCGGCGAAATCCATCTCGGCGGGCATGACGAAGAAGACCTCCCCTCTGGTCCGCTGCTGATCGATGCGCATGGCCGCGAGGTGGCAGAGCCGGTCTGGGCGCTTTATGGCCATGCTCTGGATCGGGCCGGTCCGCTGCCGACGCTGGTGGAATGGGACAATGACGTCCCCGAATGGCCGGTACTCAAGGCCGAGGCCGATCGCGCGACGTCGATGCTGACCGATCGGAGGCTACATGCCGTCGCCCAATGA
- a CDS encoding YHS domain-containing (seleno)protein, producing the protein MKPLILSISLIFASALPSIANDWALGGYDAVGYTSSGRAVPGRSDIATMWKGKSWHFVSEENRTRFEADPRQFAPAFGGLCPVSLANGRKERGDPRFFAVINRKLYLLRSGAELRKITQAPDKILDDARKTWSMVK; encoded by the coding sequence ATGAAGCCGTTGATTCTCTCCATATCGCTGATTTTTGCCTCCGCTTTGCCCTCCATCGCGAATGATTGGGCATTGGGAGGATATGACGCTGTCGGATACACCTCCTCCGGTCGGGCAGTTCCCGGGCGAAGCGATATCGCGACGATGTGGAAGGGGAAGTCATGGCATTTCGTGTCCGAAGAGAATCGGACCCGATTCGAGGCCGATCCACGACAATTCGCCCCCGCTTTCGGGGGACTCTGCCCCGTATCGCTTGCCAATGGGCGGAAAGAGCGTGGCGATCCGCGGTTTTTTGCCGTTATCAACCGGAAGCTTTATTTGCTGCGTTCTGGCGCAGAGCTACGCAAGATCACGCAGGCCCCGGACAAGATACTGGATGATGCCCGGAAAACCTGGTCCATGGTAAAGTAA
- the ilvC gene encoding ketol-acid reductoisomerase gives MRVYYDRDCDVNLIKDKKVAILGYGSQGHAHALNLRDSGAKNVVIALREGSSSAAKAEAEGLKVMGIAEAAAWCDLIMFTMPDELQAETYKKYVHDNLREGAAIAFAHGLNVHFGLIEPKPGVDVIMMAPKGPGHTVRGEYVKGGGVPCLVAVHNDASGKAMDVGLSYCSAIGGGRSGIIETNFREECETDLFGEQAVLCGGLVELIRMGFETLVEAGYEPEMAYFECLHEVKLIVDLIYEGGIANMNYSISNTAEYGEYVSGPRILPYEETKKRMKEVLTDIQTGRFVRDFMQENTVGQPMFKATRRINDEHQIEQVGAKLREMMPWISKGKMVDRSRN, from the coding sequence ATGCGCGTTTATTATGATCGCGATTGCGACGTTAACCTGATCAAGGACAAGAAGGTGGCGATCCTCGGCTATGGCAGCCAAGGCCACGCCCATGCGCTGAACCTGCGCGACAGTGGCGCCAAGAACGTGGTCATCGCCCTGCGCGAAGGTAGCTCTTCCGCCGCGAAGGCCGAAGCCGAAGGGCTGAAGGTGATGGGCATCGCCGAGGCCGCCGCATGGTGCGACCTGATCATGTTCACCATGCCCGATGAATTGCAGGCAGAGACCTACAAGAAATACGTTCATGACAATCTGCGCGAGGGTGCTGCAATTGCCTTTGCCCACGGGCTGAACGTGCATTTCGGCCTGATCGAGCCCAAGCCGGGCGTCGATGTCATCATGATGGCCCCGAAAGGCCCAGGTCACACCGTGCGCGGTGAATATGTCAAGGGCGGTGGCGTGCCCTGTCTTGTGGCCGTGCATAACGATGCTTCGGGCAAGGCGATGGATGTGGGCCTGTCCTATTGCTCGGCCATCGGCGGCGGGCGTTCGGGCATCATCGAGACCAATTTCCGCGAGGAATGCGAAACCGACCTGTTCGGCGAGCAGGCAGTGCTCTGTGGCGGTCTGGTCGAATTGATCCGCATGGGCTTCGAGACTCTGGTCGAAGCGGGCTACGAACCCGAAATGGCTTATTTCGAGTGCCTGCACGAGGTGAAACTGATCGTGGACCTGATCTATGAAGGCGGCATCGCCAACATGAACTACTCGATCTCGAACACCGCCGAGTATGGCGAGTATGTCAGCGGCCCGCGCATCCTTCCGTATGAAGAAACCAAGAAACGCATGAAGGAGGTTCTGACCGACATTCAGACCGGTCGTTTCGTGCGTGACTTCATGCAGGAGAACACTGTCGGTCAACCGATGTTCAAGGCCACGCGCCGTATCAATGACGAGCATCAGATCGAACAGGTCGGTGCCAAGCTGCGCGAGATGATGCCCTGGATCAGCAAGGGCAAGATGGTCGACCGCAGCCGCAACTGA
- a CDS encoding NrsF family protein gives MKTDQLIAILAGDTVVPRQVPPRVFGFTVAGLVLPAAMALLILGVRGDLMQAMSAPVTMMKWLLPLGVALPAIVAAARLTRPQTRRVPMLWIALATGIAAVAWLLLSVITTPAPDVLTGVLGSSRQACLTSIISISAVPLALAIWVMRDGASPAPMHCGACIGLAVGGLSAAIYALHCTEDAPLFFLTWYGLGILIVTGIGAMAGHYLLRW, from the coding sequence ATGAAAACCGATCAGTTGATAGCCATTCTTGCGGGCGACACGGTCGTGCCCCGTCAGGTCCCGCCGCGCGTTTTTGGCTTTACTGTTGCAGGGCTTGTGCTGCCCGCTGCGATGGCATTGCTGATCCTGGGGGTGCGGGGCGATTTGATGCAAGCGATGTCGGCGCCGGTGACCATGATGAAATGGCTGCTGCCTCTTGGTGTTGCTCTTCCCGCGATTGTGGCCGCCGCCAGGCTGACCCGGCCCCAGACCCGGAGGGTTCCGATGCTCTGGATCGCGCTCGCCACCGGGATCGCTGCGGTAGCGTGGTTGTTGCTGTCCGTGATCACCACCCCTGCCCCTGATGTGTTGACCGGCGTGCTTGGCAGTTCGCGGCAGGCTTGCCTGACCTCGATCATTTCCATTTCTGCCGTGCCGCTGGCATTGGCCATCTGGGTGATGCGGGATGGGGCAAGCCCTGCCCCCATGCATTGCGGTGCCTGTATCGGCCTGGCGGTCGGGGGATTGTCCGCCGCCATCTACGCGCTGCACTGCACCGAGGATGCGCCGTTGTTCTTCCTGACCTGGTACGGTCTGGGGATACTCATCGTTACCGGGATCGGTGCAATGGCAGGGCACTACCTGCTGCGCTGGTAA
- a CDS encoding type 1 glutamine amidotransferase, with amino-acid sequence MRIGILQCGQSPAQLKEELGDYPDMFMQLLDGRGFEFRVWHVEGMEFPSDIHDADGWLLTGSRHGAYEDHAFIPPLEDFIRRAYAGGVPQVGICFGHQIIAQALGGKVVKHPGGWVVGAQDYDFEGETVTLNAWHQDQVVTLPEGAKVIGRNDSCENAALVYDDRAYTVQPHPEFDDAFVQGLMDTRAKGVVPQDLLDGAANRMGEARNSDKLADQVEAFFKQPRQQAKGVA; translated from the coding sequence ATGCGTATCGGCATACTTCAATGCGGCCAGTCGCCCGCGCAACTGAAGGAAGAACTGGGCGACTATCCGGACATGTTCATGCAACTGCTGGACGGACGTGGTTTCGAATTTCGTGTCTGGCATGTCGAGGGGATGGAATTTCCGTCGGACATCCACGACGCGGATGGCTGGTTGCTGACCGGTTCCCGCCACGGAGCCTATGAGGATCACGCCTTCATCCCGCCGCTCGAGGATTTCATCCGGCGCGCCTATGCCGGGGGAGTGCCACAGGTCGGCATCTGCTTCGGTCACCAGATCATCGCTCAGGCATTGGGTGGCAAGGTGGTCAAGCATCCCGGCGGATGGGTGGTCGGCGCGCAGGATTACGATTTCGAAGGCGAAACCGTAACCCTGAATGCCTGGCATCAGGATCAGGTCGTGACCCTGCCCGAAGGGGCAAAGGTTATCGGGCGCAATGATTCATGTGAGAATGCCGCGCTGGTCTATGACGACCGCGCCTATACCGTGCAGCCGCATCCCGAATTCGATGACGCATTCGTGCAGGGGTTGATGGATACGCGCGCCAAGGGTGTTGTGCCGCAAGACTTGCTTGACGGTGCCGCCAACCGGATGGGCGAGGCAAGGAATTCGGACAAACTGGCCGATCAGGTCGAGGCATTCTTCAAACAGCCCCGGCAACAAGCGAAGGGCGTGGCATGA
- a CDS encoding sigma-70 family RNA polymerase sigma factor, which produces MMRSALRGDAAAYQRLLTEMTPVLRGIVRARASGMDLDWCEDVVQDSLMAIHLKRGTWDPTQPLRPWVYAITRHKLVDAFRRKGRAVHVPVDEFADQLEADAVDDPLENRDAEVLIDRLPERDAALLRCLALEERGNEECGRRLGLASGALRVALHRALKRLAVVRKEEGL; this is translated from the coding sequence ATGATGCGGTCGGCCCTGCGCGGCGATGCCGCGGCTTATCAGCGCCTGTTGACCGAAATGACGCCGGTGCTGCGTGGGATCGTCCGCGCGCGAGCATCCGGTATGGATTTGGACTGGTGTGAGGATGTGGTGCAGGACAGCTTGATGGCCATACATCTCAAGCGAGGGACATGGGACCCGACGCAGCCTTTGCGGCCATGGGTCTATGCCATCACGCGGCACAAGCTGGTGGATGCCTTTCGCCGCAAGGGGCGCGCCGTGCATGTGCCGGTGGACGAGTTCGCCGATCAGCTCGAAGCGGATGCTGTCGACGATCCCCTGGAGAACCGCGACGCCGAGGTCCTGATCGACCGCCTGCCCGAACGGGACGCGGCACTCCTGCGATGCCTGGCGCTGGAAGAGCGCGGCAACGAGGAATGCGGCCGTCGCCTCGGGCTGGCTTCGGGAGCTTTGCGCGTGGCACTGCACCGGGCGCTCAAGCGGCTTGCGGTGGTCCGGAAGGAGGAGGGGTTATGA
- the rlmB gene encoding 23S rRNA (guanosine(2251)-2'-O)-methyltransferase RlmB — MADTPRKSKKPNWVIDKERARRAAGAETLWLFGLHAVRDALANPEREKLRLVVTRNALDRLGDLHGMTPELTDPRVFMKTVPLSDENVHQGAALEVKPLKWGSLSEVALREAPGEARPLLVALDRVSDPHNVGAILRSAEVFGARAVIAPARHSAPETGALAKTASGALERQPYLRVPNLAEALSQLKQMGFILIGLDGSGDTVLPDLLTGLSGRAVCLVMGSEGPGMRELTMKSCDHIARIPFAADFGSLNVSNAAAVALYVAAR; from the coding sequence ATGGCTGACACGCCGCGGAAATCGAAAAAGCCGAACTGGGTCATCGACAAGGAGCGTGCCCGCCGGGCGGCAGGCGCCGAAACATTGTGGCTGTTCGGATTGCACGCCGTACGGGACGCTTTGGCAAATCCCGAACGGGAAAAACTGCGATTGGTCGTGACGCGGAATGCGTTGGACCGTTTAGGTGATCTCCATGGCATGACACCGGAACTGACCGATCCGCGTGTTTTCATGAAAACCGTTCCATTGTCTGACGAAAATGTCCATCAGGGCGCCGCGCTTGAAGTGAAGCCATTGAAATGGGGAAGTCTCAGCGAAGTTGCATTGCGCGAGGCTCCGGGGGAGGCACGACCCTTGCTGGTCGCGCTCGACAGGGTCAGCGATCCCCATAATGTCGGAGCGATCTTGCGGTCAGCAGAGGTATTCGGTGCGCGCGCAGTGATCGCACCTGCCCGCCATTCGGCGCCCGAAACCGGCGCCCTGGCCAAGACCGCATCCGGTGCACTGGAGCGTCAGCCCTATCTGCGGGTCCCGAATCTGGCCGAAGCGTTGAGCCAGTTGAAGCAAATGGGTTTTATCCTGATCGGGCTGGATGGCTCCGGCGATACGGTCCTGCCCGATCTGTTGACCGGGCTGTCTGGTCGGGCCGTTTGCCTGGTCATGGGCTCTGAAGGTCCGGGAATGCGGGAACTGACGATGAAAAGCTGCGATCATATCGCACGCATCCCTTTCGCGGCGGATTTCGGTTCCCTGAATGTTTCGAACGCTGCTGCGGTGGCGCTGTATGTGGCGGCCAGATGA
- a CDS encoding Lrp/AsnC family transcriptional regulator encodes MSGLDTTDLAILRVLAEDATKSAAEVGRIVGIGQSATWRRIRKLGESGVLAGRRVVVDNAALGFGVTVFLGVRLAAKGRVSLEDFERAVTAIPEVQTVQHVLGQFDYRLRITARDISDFERILRRRIMTLPGVGQVEANVMLSEERLPGPLGALAHR; translated from the coding sequence ATGAGCGGGTTGGACACGACGGATCTGGCGATTCTGAGAGTTCTGGCGGAGGACGCCACCAAGAGCGCAGCCGAAGTGGGGCGTATAGTCGGCATCGGGCAATCGGCCACGTGGCGGCGAATTCGCAAGCTTGGCGAATCGGGCGTTCTCGCCGGGCGTCGGGTGGTGGTGGACAACGCTGCCCTGGGCTTTGGCGTAACTGTTTTCCTGGGTGTTCGCCTTGCGGCCAAGGGGCGGGTTTCACTGGAAGATTTCGAACGTGCGGTAACGGCCATTCCCGAGGTGCAGACGGTTCAGCACGTTCTGGGCCAGTTCGACTATCGCCTGCGGATTACCGCCCGTGACATCAGCGATTTCGAACGTATCCTGCGTAGGCGTATCATGACGCTGCCAGGGGTTGGGCAGGTCGAGGCCAATGTGATGCTGTCGGAAGAGCGGCTTCCGGGACCGTTGGGCGCGCTTGCGCACCGCTGA
- a CDS encoding Hint domain-containing protein: MATYELYFANNQLGDFNTGGFPGGFTGSQELEINNNHPGDRLVDSGAISELGEITGWRLTVQGDEGLGWDGNPDGTGNDVLPGAEIIVEYSTDDGATWNSYTTDIGYPDAAYYARQDEEQWMALTANVPSEGDGQFGFIAADFPVGSGQKLLTDETVLEIQTGEYALPGIFPCFTASTRISTARGSIAAADLAVGDLVLTNDNGLQPIRWIAQRKLTGQELEASPNLRPIRIRAGALGNQMPSSDLLVSPQHRILVRSQIAHRMFGTDEVLVAAKQLCEIDGIDVDEGGDEVTYVHFLFDDHQIVSSNGAWTESLYPGPQALKAVGSAALEEIYTLFPELKEGEVRPAARPIPHGRLVRQLASRHVKNGKPLVV; encoded by the coding sequence ATGGCGACCTACGAACTGTATTTTGCGAATAATCAGCTTGGCGATTTCAACACCGGGGGATTTCCCGGCGGTTTCACTGGAAGCCAGGAACTGGAGATCAATAACAATCATCCCGGAGATCGGCTGGTCGATAGCGGCGCGATCTCAGAGCTTGGCGAAATCACCGGCTGGCGGTTGACCGTTCAGGGCGACGAGGGGCTCGGTTGGGACGGTAATCCGGATGGCACCGGGAATGATGTGCTTCCGGGGGCGGAGATCATTGTCGAGTATTCGACCGACGACGGCGCGACCTGGAACAGCTATACCACGGATATCGGATATCCTGACGCGGCCTATTATGCTCGGCAGGACGAAGAACAGTGGATGGCACTGACAGCCAATGTCCCGAGCGAGGGCGATGGACAATTCGGCTTCATCGCAGCAGATTTCCCGGTAGGTTCAGGGCAGAAACTCCTGACCGACGAAACGGTTCTGGAAATCCAGACCGGCGAATACGCCTTGCCCGGCATTTTTCCCTGCTTCACCGCATCGACCCGGATTTCGACCGCGCGTGGCTCGATCGCGGCGGCCGATCTCGCCGTCGGAGACCTGGTTCTGACCAATGACAACGGTCTTCAGCCGATCCGCTGGATCGCTCAGCGAAAGCTGACCGGGCAGGAACTTGAGGCAAGCCCCAATCTGCGTCCGATCCGGATCAGGGCTGGAGCGCTCGGCAATCAGATGCCGTCTTCGGATTTACTGGTCTCACCGCAGCACCGGATACTCGTACGTTCGCAGATCGCCCACAGGATGTTCGGCACAGACGAGGTATTGGTCGCGGCCAAGCAACTCTGCGAGATCGATGGCATCGATGTGGACGAAGGGGGCGACGAGGTTACCTATGTTCATTTTCTCTTCGATGATCATCAGATCGTGTCATCGAACGGTGCGTGGACCGAATCACTCTATCCTGGCCCTCAGGCTCTCAAGGCTGTCGGTTCCGCCGCGCTGGAAGAGATATATACGCTTTTCCCCGAGTTGAAGGAGGGCGAGGTTAGGCCTGCCGCCCGCCCGATACCGCATGGGCGTCTTGTTCGGCAGTTGGCCAGCCGGCATGTCAAGAACGGTAAGCCACTGGTTGTTTAA
- a CDS encoding glutamine synthetase family protein, whose translation MNKQWMDRTPEAAREYLAGRRLDEVECIVADIAGVARGKAMPASKFARQDKFYLPNSIFLQTITGEWADNPTGAFTEPDMVLTPDYSTASAAPWTADWTLQIIHDATDQQGNPVPIAPRNVLKRVVKLYEDKGWKPVVAPEMEFFLVARNTDPNQPIIPPMGRTGRRAAAKQAYSMSAVDEYGKVIDDIYDFAEAQGFEIDGILQEGGAGQVEINLNHGDPVALADEMFYFKRLIREAALRHDCFATFMAKPIEGEPGSAMHIHHSVVDMQTGQNIFSDAKGRETTAFLNFIAGMQRHLPAAIALLAPYVNSYRRYVPDFAAPINLEWARDNRTTGLRVPISDPGARRVENRLAGMDCNPYLGIAASLACGYLGLLEGEAPRAEYLGDAYMSQDELPYNLGDALDIMAENAAMRSVLGEEFTAVYESVKRNEYKEFLQVISPWEREHLLLNV comes from the coding sequence ATGAACAAGCAATGGATGGATCGCACGCCAGAGGCGGCGCGCGAATACCTGGCCGGGCGGCGGCTGGACGAGGTCGAATGCATCGTGGCCGATATTGCGGGCGTAGCGCGGGGCAAGGCGATGCCTGCTTCGAAATTCGCGCGGCAGGACAAGTTCTACCTGCCGAACTCGATCTTCCTGCAGACGATCACCGGCGAATGGGCGGATAATCCGACGGGGGCCTTTACCGAACCCGACATGGTTCTGACCCCCGATTACAGCACGGCAAGCGCCGCACCATGGACGGCGGACTGGACGCTTCAAATCATCCACGACGCAACGGATCAGCAGGGCAATCCGGTCCCCATCGCTCCACGCAATGTGCTGAAACGGGTGGTCAAGCTTTACGAGGACAAGGGTTGGAAACCCGTCGTCGCGCCCGAGATGGAATTCTTCCTTGTCGCTCGCAACACGGATCCCAACCAGCCGATCATCCCGCCAATGGGCCGCACCGGCAGGCGGGCGGCGGCCAAGCAGGCCTATTCCATGTCGGCGGTGGATGAATACGGCAAGGTCATCGACGATATCTATGACTTCGCCGAAGCACAGGGTTTCGAGATAGACGGCATCCTGCAAGAAGGCGGGGCGGGACAGGTCGAGATCAACCTCAATCACGGAGATCCGGTCGCCCTCGCGGACGAGATGTTCTATTTCAAGCGCCTGATCCGCGAGGCCGCGCTGCGCCATGATTGCTTCGCGACCTTCATGGCCAAGCCGATCGAGGGCGAACCGGGTAGCGCCATGCATATCCACCACTCGGTTGTGGATATGCAAACCGGGCAAAATATCTTCTCGGATGCGAAGGGTCGTGAAACCACGGCTTTCCTGAATTTCATCGCCGGAATGCAACGGCATCTGCCGGCGGCAATCGCGCTGTTGGCGCCCTATGTGAACAGCTATCGCCGTTATGTTCCGGATTTCGCGGCGCCGATCAATCTGGAATGGGCGCGCGACAACCGTACGACGGGGCTGCGCGTACCGATCTCTGATCCCGGAGCGCGACGGGTCGAGAACCGGCTCGCGGGGATGGACTGCAACCCCTATCTGGGTATCGCCGCCTCGCTGGCCTGCGGTTACCTGGGACTGCTGGAGGGGGAGGCTCCTCGCGCCGAATATTTGGGCGATGCCTATATGTCGCAAGACGAACTGCCCTATAACTTGGGCGATGCCCTGGATATCATGGCCGAGAATGCCGCGATGCGCAGCGTTCTGGGTGAAGAGTTCACTGCGGTCTATGAATCGGTGAAGCGCAATGAATACAAGGAATTCCTGCAGGTCATCAGCCCGTGGGAACGGGAACATCTGCTGCTGAACGTATGA
- a CDS encoding aminotransferase class V-fold PLP-dependent enzyme: protein MSAIDPDGLQEFSVVFTDRSLNHMSQKFQQVMRDLSSTLREVYSADQIAIVPGGGSYAMEAVARQFGRDAHALIVRNGWFSYRWSQILEAGGFARETTVAMARPAGNEPQPAFAPPPIEEVVAKIREARPDVVFAPHVETSAGLILPDEYIAAMAGVAHETGALMVLDCIASGTIWVDMKALGVDVLISAPQKGWSASPSAGLVMISEAAANRLQQTESDSFALDLRKWRAIMAAYEDGGHAYHATMPTDALVGLHAAIAETRELGFDAARDAQWQLGNAVRAMLSEKGVRSVAAPGFGAPGVVVSYTEDPEIKSGKKFATEGMQIAAGVPLAVNEGDGFSTFRLGLFGLDKLKDVDGTVERLRAVLDKVL from the coding sequence ATGTCCGCAATCGACCCCGATGGCCTGCAGGAATTCTCGGTGGTTTTCACCGACCGCTCATTGAATCACATGTCGCAGAAATTCCAGCAGGTCATGCGCGACCTGTCCTCTACCCTGCGCGAGGTCTATAGCGCCGATCAGATCGCCATCGTTCCGGGAGGCGGCAGCTACGCGATGGAGGCCGTTGCACGGCAATTTGGACGCGATGCCCATGCGCTGATCGTCCGCAACGGCTGGTTCAGCTACCGGTGGAGCCAGATCCTCGAAGCGGGCGGTTTTGCCCGTGAAACCACCGTCGCCATGGCCCGCCCCGCCGGAAACGAGCCGCAGCCAGCCTTTGCCCCACCTCCGATTGAAGAAGTGGTCGCCAAAATTCGCGAGGCCCGCCCCGATGTCGTCTTTGCCCCGCATGTCGAGACTTCCGCCGGCCTTATCCTGCCCGATGAATATATCGCCGCGATGGCCGGGGTAGCGCATGAGACAGGGGCGCTCATGGTGCTGGATTGCATCGCTTCAGGGACAATCTGGGTGGACATGAAGGCACTTGGCGTCGATGTCCTGATCTCTGCACCGCAAAAGGGCTGGTCCGCGTCCCCCTCCGCCGGGCTGGTCATGATCTCCGAAGCCGCGGCCAACCGGCTGCAGCAGACCGAGAGCGACAGCTTCGCGCTGGACCTCAGGAAATGGCGGGCCATCATGGCTGCCTACGAGGATGGCGGTCACGCCTATCACGCGACCATGCCGACCGATGCGCTGGTCGGGCTGCACGCGGCAATCGCGGAAACGCGGGAACTGGGCTTCGATGCGGCTCGCGACGCGCAATGGCAGCTCGGCAATGCCGTGCGTGCGATGCTTTCCGAAAAAGGTGTTCGCTCGGTCGCCGCGCCCGGTTTCGGAGCGCCTGGCGTCGTCGTGTCCTATACCGAGGACCCGGAGATCAAGTCCGGCAAGAAATTCGCGACCGAAGGAATGCAGATCGCAGCTGGCGTCCCCCTCGCCGTGAACGAAGGGGACGGTTTCTCGACCTTCCGGCTTGGGCTTTTCGGGCTCGACAAGCTGAAGGATGTCGATGGCACGGTCGAACGGCTGAGAGCCGTTCTGGACAAGGTCCTGTAA
- a CDS encoding Lrp/AsnC family transcriptional regulator codes for MLDATDRRILRQLLADPDAPNSVLAERAGVTAASLWRRLERMREAGVITAMQGRIDWRALGWEVEVSLRFTLDKTNPRALDEFIAAARDVPEVTEIQTFLGSVDLRLSVIARDMTHWQQIYRDRILTLPHVSDSDALMLVSTIKDSAELAL; via the coding sequence ATGCTTGACGCAACGGATCGGCGCATATTGCGTCAGCTTCTTGCCGATCCCGACGCCCCCAACTCCGTGCTTGCGGAGCGGGCAGGGGTGACTGCTGCGAGCCTGTGGCGGCGATTGGAGCGAATGCGCGAGGCTGGGGTGATTACCGCCATGCAGGGCCGCATCGACTGGCGAGCCCTGGGGTGGGAGGTCGAGGTGAGTTTACGCTTTACGCTAGACAAGACCAATCCTCGCGCGCTTGACGAATTCATCGCGGCGGCGCGCGATGTACCGGAAGTGACCGAAATCCAGACATTCCTGGGGAGCGTCGACCTGCGCCTGTCGGTGATCGCGCGCGACATGACGCATTGGCAGCAGATTTACCGTGACCGGATCCTGACACTGCCGCATGTGTCCGACAGCGATGCGCTGATGCTGGTTTCGACCATCAAGGACAGTGCGGAGTTGGCGTTATGA
- a CDS encoding DUF2282 domain-containing protein: MTPKLATAIATAISLSAVAAHADNAEKTEKGDMEKCYGVALAGENDCAAGPGTTCAGTSTKDYQGNAWKLVPAGTCAEIETPAGHNGSLEPIES; encoded by the coding sequence ATGACCCCGAAACTCGCAACGGCCATTGCCACCGCCATCAGCCTTTCCGCCGTCGCAGCGCATGCAGATAATGCGGAAAAGACCGAGAAGGGTGACATGGAAAAATGCTATGGTGTCGCCCTGGCAGGTGAAAACGACTGTGCGGCCGGTCCCGGAACGACCTGCGCCGGCACCTCGACCAAGGATTACCAGGGCAATGCGTGGAAATTGGTCCCCGCCGGCACCTGCGCCGAGATCGAGACGCCCGCAGGCCATAACGGATCGCTCGAGCCGATCGAATCGTGA